The following proteins are co-located in the Vigna angularis cultivar LongXiaoDou No.4 chromosome 2, ASM1680809v1, whole genome shotgun sequence genome:
- the LOC108328426 gene encoding probable protein kinase At2g41970 isoform X3, which translates to MLCCGGAEEESSGPPASQYTAPPRGSTYGGGGGSGRGEPRGVARSAPQKVLPIEIPSIPLEELNRLTGNFGTKAFIGEGSYGRVYYAKLSDGTDAAIKKLDNSSSPEPDSDFGTQLSVVSRLKHDNFVELIGYCLEAENRILVYQHASLGSLHDVLHGRKGVQGAEPGPVLSWNQRAKIAFGAAKGLEFLHEKVQPSIVHRDVRSSNVLLFNDYEAKIADFSLTNQSSDTAARLHSTRVLGTFGYHAPETLDWKKTSRSHNAERTTKSCNLGNSKAERGQSETMC; encoded by the exons ATGTTGTGCTGCGGAGGTGCAGAGGAGGAGAGCAGCGGCCCCCCTGCAAGCCAATACACTGCACCACCTAGGGGTAGCACATACGGCGGAGGAGGAG GAAGTGGTAGAGGAGAGCCTAGGGGTGTTGCAAGGAGTGCCCCACAGAAAGTGTTGCCGATTGAGATACCCTCTATTCCATTGGAAGAGTTAAATAGGTTAACAGGAAACTTTGGTACAAAGGCTTTCATCGGCGAAGGTTCCTACGGACGGGTTTACTATGCAAAATTGAGTGATGGTACtgatgctgctattaagaaGCTGGATAATAGTTCTTCCCCAGAACCCGACTCCGATTTCGGCACTCAG TTATCGGTTGTCTCAAGACTGAAGCATGACAACTTTGTTGAGTTGATTGGATATTGTCTAGAGGCAGAAAACAGAATTTTGGTATACCAACATGCAAGCCTTGGTTCTTTGCATGACGTGTTACATG GAAGGAAGGGTGTACAAGGGGCTGAGCCTGGTCCAGTTCTAAGTTGGAACCAAAGAGCCAAAATTGCATTTGGTGCAGCAAAAGGACTTGAGTTTCTTCACGAAAAGGTTCAGCCTTCTATTGTTCATCGCGATGTTAGATCCAGCAATGTCTTACTGTTCAATGACTATGAGGCCAAGATAGCAGATTTTAGCTTGACAAATCAGTCTTCTGACACAGCCGCTCGGCTACATTCAACAAGAGTCTTGGGAACATTTGGCTATCATGCTCCGGA AACTCTTGACTGGAAGAAAACCAGTAGATCACACAATGCCGAAAGGACAACAAAGTCTTGTAACTTGG GCAACTCCAAGGCTGAGCGAGGACAAAGTGAAACAATGTGTTGA
- the LOC108326932 gene encoding E3 ubiquitin-protein ligase SINAT2 has protein sequence MAPGSSVFKEVLESHLMSSDYETGKAKSEAKSNSTSTKSSIGLNGKNGVSSNNGVYELLGCSVCKNLMYPPIHQCPNGHTLCCHCKVEVHNICPSCHHELGNIRCLALEKVAESLELPCRYQSLGCHDIFPYYTKLKHEQNCGFRPYNCPYAGSECSVMGDIPTLVAHLKDDHKVDMHDGCTFNHRYVKANPHEVENATWMLTVFNSFGRHFCLHFEAFQLGSAPVYMAFLRFMGDDYEAKKFSYSLEVGANGRKLIWQGIPRSIRDSHRKVRDSQDGLIIQRNLALYFSGGERQELKLRISGRIWRED, from the exons ATGGCTCCTGGGAGCAGTGTTTTCAAAGAAGTTCTTGAATCTCATCTGATGTCTTCAGATTATGAAACAGGCAAGGCTAAATCTGAGGCCAAGAGTAATAGTACATCTACAAAATCTAGTATTGGGTTGAATGGAAAAAACGGAGTTAGTTCAAATAATGGGGTGTACGAATTACTTGGATGCTCTGTTTGCAAGAACTTAATGTATCCTCCAATTCACCAG TGTCCAAATGGCCATACATTATGTTGCCATTGTAAAGTTGAAGTCCACAATATCTGCCCATCTTGCCATCATGAACTTGGAAATATAAGGTGTTTGGCTTTGGAGAAAGTGGCAGAATCGTTGGAACTTCCTTGCAGATATCAGAGTCTAGGTTGTCATGATATATTCCCTTACTATACTAAGCTCAAGCACGAGCAAAATTGTGGATTTCGTCCATACAATTGCCCTTATGCTGGATCTGAGTGCTCAGTGATGGGTGACATTCCAACTCTTGTTGCCCATCTCAAGGATGATCACAAGGTTGACATGCATGATGGATGCACCTTCAATCACCGATATGTCAAAGCAAATCCTCATGAAGTTGAAAATGCCACATGGATGCTAACT GTTTTTAATAGTTTTGGAAGGCATTTCTGCTTGCACTTTGAGGCATTTCAGCTTGGCTCAGCTCCAGTATATATGGCTTTTTTACGATTTATGGGTGATGACTATGAAGCAAAGAAATTCAGCTACAGCTTAGAAGTTGGTGCAAATGGGCGCAAACTTATATGGCAAGGGATTCCAAGGAGCATTCGTGACAGTCATAGAAAAGTTCGAGATAGTCAAGATGGACTTATAATTCAGAGGAACCTTGCGCTTTATTTTTCTGGTGGAGAAAGACAGGAGTTAAAGTTGAGAATCAGTGGGCGTATATGGAGAGAAGATTGA
- the LOC108328426 gene encoding probable protein kinase At2g41970 isoform X1 yields the protein MLCCGGAEEESSGPPASQYTAPPRGSTYGGGGGSGRGEPRGVARSAPQKVLPIEIPSIPLEELNRLTGNFGTKAFIGEGSYGRVYYAKLSDGTDAAIKKLDNSSSPEPDSDFGTQLSVVSRLKHDNFVELIGYCLEAENRILVYQHASLGSLHDVLHGRKGVQGAEPGPVLSWNQRAKIAFGAAKGLEFLHEKVQPSIVHRDVRSSNVLLFNDYEAKIADFSLTNQSSDTAARLHSTRVLGTFGYHAPEYAMTGQITQKSDVYSFGVVLLELLTGRKPVDHTMPKGQQSLVTWATPRLSEDKVKQCVDPKLNNEYPPKAIAKLAAVAALCVQYEADFRPNMTIVVKALQPLLNAKPPGPETQA from the exons ATGTTGTGCTGCGGAGGTGCAGAGGAGGAGAGCAGCGGCCCCCCTGCAAGCCAATACACTGCACCACCTAGGGGTAGCACATACGGCGGAGGAGGAG GAAGTGGTAGAGGAGAGCCTAGGGGTGTTGCAAGGAGTGCCCCACAGAAAGTGTTGCCGATTGAGATACCCTCTATTCCATTGGAAGAGTTAAATAGGTTAACAGGAAACTTTGGTACAAAGGCTTTCATCGGCGAAGGTTCCTACGGACGGGTTTACTATGCAAAATTGAGTGATGGTACtgatgctgctattaagaaGCTGGATAATAGTTCTTCCCCAGAACCCGACTCCGATTTCGGCACTCAG TTATCGGTTGTCTCAAGACTGAAGCATGACAACTTTGTTGAGTTGATTGGATATTGTCTAGAGGCAGAAAACAGAATTTTGGTATACCAACATGCAAGCCTTGGTTCTTTGCATGACGTGTTACATG GAAGGAAGGGTGTACAAGGGGCTGAGCCTGGTCCAGTTCTAAGTTGGAACCAAAGAGCCAAAATTGCATTTGGTGCAGCAAAAGGACTTGAGTTTCTTCACGAAAAGGTTCAGCCTTCTATTGTTCATCGCGATGTTAGATCCAGCAATGTCTTACTGTTCAATGACTATGAGGCCAAGATAGCAGATTTTAGCTTGACAAATCAGTCTTCTGACACAGCCGCTCGGCTACATTCAACAAGAGTCTTGGGAACATTTGGCTATCATGCTCCGGA GTATGCCATGACTGGGCAGATAACCCAGAAAAGTGATGTTTACAGTTTTGGTGTTGTGCTATTAGAACTCTTGACTGGAAGAAAACCAGTAGATCACACAATGCCGAAAGGACAACAAAGTCTTGTAACTTGG GCAACTCCAAGGCTGAGCGAGGACAAAGTGAAACAATGTGTTGATCCTAAGCTAAACAACGAGTATCCGCCAAAGGCTATTGCCAAG TTGGCAGCAGTGGCAGCGCTTTGTGTTCAGTATGAAGCTGATTTCAGACCAAACATGACGATTGTGGTGAAAGCTCTTCAGCCACTTCTCAATGCAAAACCGCCTGGTCCTGAAACTCAAGCTTGA
- the LOC108328426 gene encoding probable protein kinase At2g41970 isoform X2 encodes MLCCGGAEEESSGPPASQYTAPPRGSTYGGGGGSGRGEPRGVARSAPQKVLPIEIPSIPLEELNRLTGNFGTKAFIGEGSYGRVYYAKLSDGTDAAIKKLDNSSSPEPDSDFGTQLSVVSRLKHDNFVELIGYCLEAENRILVYQHASLGSLHDVLHGRKGVQGAEPGPVLSWNQRAKIAFGAAKGLEFLHEKVQPSIVHRDVRSSNVLLFNDYEAKIADFSLTNQSSDTAARLHSTRVLGTFGYHAPDFGVVLLELLTGRKPVDHTMPKGQQSLVTWATPRLSEDKVKQCVDPKLNNEYPPKAIAKLAAVAALCVQYEADFRPNMTIVVKALQPLLNAKPPGPETQA; translated from the exons ATGTTGTGCTGCGGAGGTGCAGAGGAGGAGAGCAGCGGCCCCCCTGCAAGCCAATACACTGCACCACCTAGGGGTAGCACATACGGCGGAGGAGGAG GAAGTGGTAGAGGAGAGCCTAGGGGTGTTGCAAGGAGTGCCCCACAGAAAGTGTTGCCGATTGAGATACCCTCTATTCCATTGGAAGAGTTAAATAGGTTAACAGGAAACTTTGGTACAAAGGCTTTCATCGGCGAAGGTTCCTACGGACGGGTTTACTATGCAAAATTGAGTGATGGTACtgatgctgctattaagaaGCTGGATAATAGTTCTTCCCCAGAACCCGACTCCGATTTCGGCACTCAG TTATCGGTTGTCTCAAGACTGAAGCATGACAACTTTGTTGAGTTGATTGGATATTGTCTAGAGGCAGAAAACAGAATTTTGGTATACCAACATGCAAGCCTTGGTTCTTTGCATGACGTGTTACATG GAAGGAAGGGTGTACAAGGGGCTGAGCCTGGTCCAGTTCTAAGTTGGAACCAAAGAGCCAAAATTGCATTTGGTGCAGCAAAAGGACTTGAGTTTCTTCACGAAAAGGTTCAGCCTTCTATTGTTCATCGCGATGTTAGATCCAGCAATGTCTTACTGTTCAATGACTATGAGGCCAAGATAGCAGATTTTAGCTTGACAAATCAGTCTTCTGACACAGCCGCTCGGCTACATTCAACAAGAGTCTTGGGAACATTTGGCTATCATGCTCCGGA TTTTGGTGTTGTGCTATTAGAACTCTTGACTGGAAGAAAACCAGTAGATCACACAATGCCGAAAGGACAACAAAGTCTTGTAACTTGG GCAACTCCAAGGCTGAGCGAGGACAAAGTGAAACAATGTGTTGATCCTAAGCTAAACAACGAGTATCCGCCAAAGGCTATTGCCAAG TTGGCAGCAGTGGCAGCGCTTTGTGTTCAGTATGAAGCTGATTTCAGACCAAACATGACGATTGTGGTGAAAGCTCTTCAGCCACTTCTCAATGCAAAACCGCCTGGTCCTGAAACTCAAGCTTGA